A single Ptiloglossa arizonensis isolate GNS036 chromosome 2, iyPtiAriz1_principal, whole genome shotgun sequence DNA region contains:
- the Ppv gene encoding protein phosphatase V has protein sequence MSDIDKWIEIAKECKYLPENDLKKLCDIVCDLLLEESNIQPVSTPVTVCGDIHGQFYDLEELFRNGGQVPDTNYIFMGDFVDRGYYSLETFTRLLTLKAKWSDRITLLRGNHESRQITHVYGFYDECQNKYGNANAWKYCCRVFDLLTVAALIDEQVLCVHGGLSPLIRTLDQIRMIERNQEIPHKGAFCDLVWSDPEDVKSWTISPRGAGWLFGSNVTYTFMEDNDLKLICRAHQLVHEGLRYMFDDKLVTVWSAPNYCYRCGNIASILHFSTVDRTKPVLFRAVPDCERVIPPLTTTPYFL, from the exons ATGTCAGACATCGATAAATGGATAGAGATTGCAAAAGAGTGCAAGTACCTTCCTGAAAATGACCTTAAG AAACTTTGTGACATAGTATGTGACTTATTACTAGAAGAATCTAATATTCAACCAGTGTCCACTCCAGTAACCGTATGTGGAGATATTCACGGCCAG TTTTATGATCTAGAAGAATTATTTCGTAATGGAGGCCAGGTGCCTgatacaaattatatattcatgGGAGATTTTGTAGATAGAGGGTATTACAGTTTAGAAACATTTACCCGTCTTCTTACACTTAAAGCTAAATGGTCTGATAGAATAACATTACTTCGAGGAAACCATGAATCCAGACAAATTACTCATGTTTATGGTTTTTATG ATGAATGTCAAAACAAATATGGCAATGCTAATGCATGGAAGTACTGCTGTAGGGTATTTGACTTGCTCACAGTTGCTGCC TTAATCGATGAACAAGTACTTTGTGTACACGGTGGATTATCTCCGCTCATTAGAACACTAGATCAAATTAGAATGATTGaaagaaatcaagaaattccacaTAAAG gCGCATTTTGTGATTTGGTGTGGTCAGATCCAGAAGATGTCAAATCATGGACTATTAGTCCACGCGGGGCTGGCTGGTTATTTGGAAGCAATGTGACATATACATTCATGGAGGACAACGACCTTAAACTTATTTGTAGAGCTCACCAATTGGTTCACGAAG GTTTGAGATACATGTTTGACGATAAACTTGTAACAGTGTGGTCAGCTCCAaattattgttatcgttgtGGTAACATAGCTAGTATTTTACATTTCTCAACTGTCGATCGAACAAAGCCAGTGCTATTCCGTGCAGTGCCTGATTGTGAAAGAGTAATTCCACCTTTAACCACTACACCATACTTTTTGTGA
- the Hr4 gene encoding nuclear hormone receptor 4 isoform X1: MTLTSSPCELDNMSLFQDLKLKRRKVDSRCSSDDSPVSLGSAGSPLGIQPADAPSPINFPAPGESMADTSTLSPEATMPGSPGCPVVKVKSEYLLGIPSPGTPRDPLRGSGATSGLEARDTGCSDRASPDSVFSDATSMGFRVVEEQQQQQQQHHQQQQQQQQQQQQQQQQQQPQQQQQQQQQQQQQQPQQQQQQQQQLQQQRSGTPAPTRSSPYSPIQAVSTTPMPQEATSRSDSPDKGDLSSAQTKEESDNSVFDGGGGGSSGGGGGGRSETSSQPSHRSSPSSQYNSNQNMSPGAIATHGAQQQQQQQQQQPQTPPTPPRPRAPSVPPHLLAHHQFWSQNPGVQGFATQKLINGVISSAVNYGQNVAVVSTSSSTSLSSSPGSGGNGSTSASTGPTTTTSSYETMKPPAQRPAPAPPRPPPTVLMGEIGGVRTMIWSAPPLDPVPPPAASWTTTAAAASCSSSEESAAQLLLNLGQESRGKPPSVSYLSGPPLNMEKLWAGDMTQLPAAQQMQALNLTASGSGQTWVRNGGVVKSESTSQSMSVAPPAPPMPPQEHEEDETPMICMICEDKATGLHYGIITCEGCKGFFKRTVQNRRVYTCVAEGGCEITKAQRNRCQYCRFKKCIEQGMVLQAVREDRMPGGRNSGAVYNLYKVKYKKHKKSNKTSGVGGSMGGMGGGGNVGGVNGSGSLGGSKGTMGSTMLDKHMAAAAAAHHSQQQHAQLAGGFLHHHKISSGDPLNSQPTPSHPSHPAHSGHLVNGTILKTALTNPSEVVHLRQRLDNAVSSSRDRAFPLEATLAMIQTLIDCDEFQDIATLRNLDELLDHKSDLSEKLCQIGDSIVYKLVQWTKRLPFYLELPVEVHTRLLTHKWHELLVLTTSAYQAMHGQHKFTNVGTDGTGADFMQEVSNNMYTLQTCLTSMMGRPITMDQLRQDVGLMVEKITYVTLMFRRVRLRMEEYVCLKVITMLSQARGGTMELEQIQERYMSCLRSFVEHSAPQQPSRFHDLLVRLPEVQSAAALLLESKMFYVPFLLNSAIQR; the protein is encoded by the exons ACTCCCCGGTATCCCTCGGATCAGCAGGCTCGCCGCTCGGGATCCAGCCGGCGGACGCTCCTTCACCCATAAACTTTCCTGCTCCAGGGGAGAGCATGGCCGACACCTCGACCCTGTCGCCGGAAGCTACCATGCCGGGCTCGCCGGGCTGCCCCGTGGTCAAAGTCAAAAGCGAGTACCTGCTAGGCATCCCGAGTCCAGGTACGCCGCGTGACCCTCTGCGAGGAAGCGGCGCGACAAGCGGCTTGGAAGCCCGCGACACAGGTTGCTCGGACCGTGCGTCACCCGATTCGGTCTTCTCGGATGCCACTTCGATGGGCTTCAGAGTCGTCGAagaacagcagcagcagcaacaacagcaccaccagcagcagcagcagcagcagcagcagcagcagcagcagcagcagcagcagcagccacagcagcagcagcagcagcaacaacaacagcagcagcagcaacctcagcagcagcagcagcagcagcagcagcttcAACAGCAACGCTCTGGTACCCCGGCACCGACCAGATCGTCGCCCTACTCGCCGATACAGGCGGTCTCCACGACTCCCATGCCCCAGGAAGCAACTTCGAGGAGCGACAGCCCCGACAAGGGTGACTTGTCCTCGGCCCAAACCAAGGAGGAGTCCGATAACTCGGTTTTCGACGGCGGAGGCGGCGGCAGCAGTGGTGGCGGGGGCGGCGGCCGTTCCGAGACCTCCAGTCAACCCAGTCACCGGAGCAGTCCCTCGTCTCAATACAATTCCAACCAGAACATGAGCCCCGGAGCGATCGCCACTCACGGTGctcaacagcagcaacaacaacaacaacagcaaccgcAGACCCCGCCGACGCCGCCCAGACCACGTGCACCATCGGTGCCGCCCCATCTTCTCGCTCATCACCAATTCTGGTCGCAAAACCCCGGTGTACAGGGGTTCGCCACGCAGAAGCTGATCAACGGGGTCATCAGCAGCGCTGTGAACTACGGGCAGAACGTTGCGGTGGTGTCTACCAGCAGCAGCACCAGCCTGAGCAGCAGTCCGGGGAGCGGCGGTAACGGGTCGACGTCCGCGAGTACGGGGCCGACCACGACGACTTCCTCGT ACGAAACGATGAAACCACCGGCGCAAAGACCGGCGCCAGCACCCCCGAGACCACCGCCCACGGTGCTCATGGGCGAGATCGGCGGTGTCAGGACGATGATATGGTCCGCGCCGCCTTTGGATCCTGTACCGCCGCCAGCGGCGTCGTGGACGACCACCGCTGCGGCAGCGTCCTGTTCTTCGTCGGAAGAATCGGCTGCTCAGCTACTCCTGAACCTCGGCCAGGAGTCTAGGGGCAAACCGCCTTCCGTTTCCTACCTGTCCGGTCCGCCGCTCAACATGGAGAAACTGTGGGCCGGGGACATGACGCAACTGCCCGCCGCGCAGCAGATGCAGGCGCTCAACCTGACGGCTTCCGGGTCCGGTCAGACGTGGGTGAGAAACGGTGGGGTGGTCAAGTCGGAATCGACGTCGCAATCGATGTCGGTTGCCCCTCCAGCACCACCGATGCCGCCTCAGGAGCACGAGGAGGACGAAACCCCAATGATCTGCATGATCTGCGAGGACAAGGCCACCGGTCTCCACTACGGTATCATCACGTGCGAGGG GTGTAAAGGGTTCTTCAAGAGAACTGTACAAAATAGGCGGGTGTACACGTGCGTGGCGGAAGGCGGCTGCGAAATCACGAAAGCCCAGAGGAACAGGTGTCAGTACTGTCGCTTCAAAAAGTGTATTGAACAGGGTATGGTCCTTCAGGCCGTTCGAGAAGATCGAATGCCTGGTGGAAGAAATTCTGGTGCTGTGTATAACCTTTACAAG GTGAAGTACAAAAAGCACAAGAAGAGCAACAAAACGAGCGGAGTGGGCGGAAGTATGGGTGGCATGGGTGGCGGTGGTAACGTTGGCGGTGTGAACGGGTCGGGATCCCTGGGTGGCAGCAAAGGCACCATGGGCTCGACGATGCTGGACAAGCACATGGCCGCAGCTGCGGCCGCGCACCATAGCCAACAGCAGCACGCTCAGCTGGCTGGTGGTTTCCTTCATCATCACAAAATTTCGTCGGGCGATCCGCTCAACTCACAACCTACCCCCAGTCATCCGAGTCACCCAGCGCATTCGGGTCACCTCGTCAATGGAACGATCCTGAAAACGGCGCTCACCAACCCCTCCGAA GTGGTACATTTAAGGCAGAGGCTAGACAACGCAGTGAGCAGTTCGAGGGATCGGGCTTTCCCCTTGGAAGCGACCCTCGCCATGATCCAAACCCTTATAGACTGCGACGAGTTCCAAGATATCGCCACGTTGAGG AACTTGGACGAGCTGCTGGACCATAAATCAGACTTAAGTGAGAAGCTGTGTCAGATAGGAGACAGCATAGTGTACAAGTTGGTGCAGTGGACCAAAAGGTTACCGTTTTACCTTGAGTTACCGGTCGAAGTTCACACGAGGTTGCTCACCCACAAGTGGCACGAACTCCTCGTGCTGACCACGTCCGCCTATCAAGCGATGCATGGTCAGCACAAGTTCACCAATGTCGGTACCGACGGGACTGGAGCGGATTTTATGCAAGAA GTTTCGAACAACATGTATACGTTGCAAACGTGCCTAACCAGCATGATGGGCCGGCCGATAACCATGGACCAATTGCGGCAGGACGTAGGGCTCATGGTGGAAAAAATCACGTACGTCACACTAATGTTCAGGAGGGTGAGACTACGGATGGAGGAGTATGTCTGTCTGAAAGTAATCACCATGCTCTCACAAG CACGTGGAGGTACAATGGAATTAGAACAAATACAAGAACGGTACATGAGCTGTCTGCGAAGTTTCGTCGAGCACAGCGCGCCTCAACAGCCGAGTCGATTTCACGATCTTCTCGTCAGGTTGCCGGAA GTACAATCAGCGGCAGCTCTTCTACTCGAGAGTAAAATGTTCTACGTTCCTTTCCTATTGAACTCAGCAATTCAAAGATAG
- the Hr4 gene encoding nuclear hormone receptor 4 isoform X2: MTLTSSPCELDNMSLFQDLKLKRRKVDSRCSSDGESMADTSTLSPEATMPGSPGCPVVKVKSEYLLGIPSPGTPRDPLRGSGATSGLEARDTGCSDRASPDSVFSDATSMGFRVVEEQQQQQQQHHQQQQQQQQQQQQQQQQQQPQQQQQQQQQQQQQQPQQQQQQQQQLQQQRSGTPAPTRSSPYSPIQAVSTTPMPQEATSRSDSPDKGDLSSAQTKEESDNSVFDGGGGGSSGGGGGGRSETSSQPSHRSSPSSQYNSNQNMSPGAIATHGAQQQQQQQQQQPQTPPTPPRPRAPSVPPHLLAHHQFWSQNPGVQGFATQKLINGVISSAVNYGQNVAVVSTSSSTSLSSSPGSGGNGSTSASTGPTTTTSSYETMKPPAQRPAPAPPRPPPTVLMGEIGGVRTMIWSAPPLDPVPPPAASWTTTAAAASCSSSEESAAQLLLNLGQESRGKPPSVSYLSGPPLNMEKLWAGDMTQLPAAQQMQALNLTASGSGQTWVRNGGVVKSESTSQSMSVAPPAPPMPPQEHEEDETPMICMICEDKATGLHYGIITCEGCKGFFKRTVQNRRVYTCVAEGGCEITKAQRNRCQYCRFKKCIEQGMVLQAVREDRMPGGRNSGAVYNLYKVKYKKHKKSNKTSGVGGSMGGMGGGGNVGGVNGSGSLGGSKGTMGSTMLDKHMAAAAAAHHSQQQHAQLAGGFLHHHKISSGDPLNSQPTPSHPSHPAHSGHLVNGTILKTALTNPSEVVHLRQRLDNAVSSSRDRAFPLEATLAMIQTLIDCDEFQDIATLRNLDELLDHKSDLSEKLCQIGDSIVYKLVQWTKRLPFYLELPVEVHTRLLTHKWHELLVLTTSAYQAMHGQHKFTNVGTDGTGADFMQEVSNNMYTLQTCLTSMMGRPITMDQLRQDVGLMVEKITYVTLMFRRVRLRMEEYVCLKVITMLSQARGGTMELEQIQERYMSCLRSFVEHSAPQQPSRFHDLLVRLPEVQSAAALLLESKMFYVPFLLNSAIQR; encoded by the exons GGGAGAGCATGGCCGACACCTCGACCCTGTCGCCGGAAGCTACCATGCCGGGCTCGCCGGGCTGCCCCGTGGTCAAAGTCAAAAGCGAGTACCTGCTAGGCATCCCGAGTCCAGGTACGCCGCGTGACCCTCTGCGAGGAAGCGGCGCGACAAGCGGCTTGGAAGCCCGCGACACAGGTTGCTCGGACCGTGCGTCACCCGATTCGGTCTTCTCGGATGCCACTTCGATGGGCTTCAGAGTCGTCGAagaacagcagcagcagcaacaacagcaccaccagcagcagcagcagcagcagcagcagcagcagcagcagcagcagcagcagcagccacagcagcagcagcagcagcaacaacaacagcagcagcagcaacctcagcagcagcagcagcagcagcagcagcttcAACAGCAACGCTCTGGTACCCCGGCACCGACCAGATCGTCGCCCTACTCGCCGATACAGGCGGTCTCCACGACTCCCATGCCCCAGGAAGCAACTTCGAGGAGCGACAGCCCCGACAAGGGTGACTTGTCCTCGGCCCAAACCAAGGAGGAGTCCGATAACTCGGTTTTCGACGGCGGAGGCGGCGGCAGCAGTGGTGGCGGGGGCGGCGGCCGTTCCGAGACCTCCAGTCAACCCAGTCACCGGAGCAGTCCCTCGTCTCAATACAATTCCAACCAGAACATGAGCCCCGGAGCGATCGCCACTCACGGTGctcaacagcagcaacaacaacaacaacagcaaccgcAGACCCCGCCGACGCCGCCCAGACCACGTGCACCATCGGTGCCGCCCCATCTTCTCGCTCATCACCAATTCTGGTCGCAAAACCCCGGTGTACAGGGGTTCGCCACGCAGAAGCTGATCAACGGGGTCATCAGCAGCGCTGTGAACTACGGGCAGAACGTTGCGGTGGTGTCTACCAGCAGCAGCACCAGCCTGAGCAGCAGTCCGGGGAGCGGCGGTAACGGGTCGACGTCCGCGAGTACGGGGCCGACCACGACGACTTCCTCGT ACGAAACGATGAAACCACCGGCGCAAAGACCGGCGCCAGCACCCCCGAGACCACCGCCCACGGTGCTCATGGGCGAGATCGGCGGTGTCAGGACGATGATATGGTCCGCGCCGCCTTTGGATCCTGTACCGCCGCCAGCGGCGTCGTGGACGACCACCGCTGCGGCAGCGTCCTGTTCTTCGTCGGAAGAATCGGCTGCTCAGCTACTCCTGAACCTCGGCCAGGAGTCTAGGGGCAAACCGCCTTCCGTTTCCTACCTGTCCGGTCCGCCGCTCAACATGGAGAAACTGTGGGCCGGGGACATGACGCAACTGCCCGCCGCGCAGCAGATGCAGGCGCTCAACCTGACGGCTTCCGGGTCCGGTCAGACGTGGGTGAGAAACGGTGGGGTGGTCAAGTCGGAATCGACGTCGCAATCGATGTCGGTTGCCCCTCCAGCACCACCGATGCCGCCTCAGGAGCACGAGGAGGACGAAACCCCAATGATCTGCATGATCTGCGAGGACAAGGCCACCGGTCTCCACTACGGTATCATCACGTGCGAGGG GTGTAAAGGGTTCTTCAAGAGAACTGTACAAAATAGGCGGGTGTACACGTGCGTGGCGGAAGGCGGCTGCGAAATCACGAAAGCCCAGAGGAACAGGTGTCAGTACTGTCGCTTCAAAAAGTGTATTGAACAGGGTATGGTCCTTCAGGCCGTTCGAGAAGATCGAATGCCTGGTGGAAGAAATTCTGGTGCTGTGTATAACCTTTACAAG GTGAAGTACAAAAAGCACAAGAAGAGCAACAAAACGAGCGGAGTGGGCGGAAGTATGGGTGGCATGGGTGGCGGTGGTAACGTTGGCGGTGTGAACGGGTCGGGATCCCTGGGTGGCAGCAAAGGCACCATGGGCTCGACGATGCTGGACAAGCACATGGCCGCAGCTGCGGCCGCGCACCATAGCCAACAGCAGCACGCTCAGCTGGCTGGTGGTTTCCTTCATCATCACAAAATTTCGTCGGGCGATCCGCTCAACTCACAACCTACCCCCAGTCATCCGAGTCACCCAGCGCATTCGGGTCACCTCGTCAATGGAACGATCCTGAAAACGGCGCTCACCAACCCCTCCGAA GTGGTACATTTAAGGCAGAGGCTAGACAACGCAGTGAGCAGTTCGAGGGATCGGGCTTTCCCCTTGGAAGCGACCCTCGCCATGATCCAAACCCTTATAGACTGCGACGAGTTCCAAGATATCGCCACGTTGAGG AACTTGGACGAGCTGCTGGACCATAAATCAGACTTAAGTGAGAAGCTGTGTCAGATAGGAGACAGCATAGTGTACAAGTTGGTGCAGTGGACCAAAAGGTTACCGTTTTACCTTGAGTTACCGGTCGAAGTTCACACGAGGTTGCTCACCCACAAGTGGCACGAACTCCTCGTGCTGACCACGTCCGCCTATCAAGCGATGCATGGTCAGCACAAGTTCACCAATGTCGGTACCGACGGGACTGGAGCGGATTTTATGCAAGAA GTTTCGAACAACATGTATACGTTGCAAACGTGCCTAACCAGCATGATGGGCCGGCCGATAACCATGGACCAATTGCGGCAGGACGTAGGGCTCATGGTGGAAAAAATCACGTACGTCACACTAATGTTCAGGAGGGTGAGACTACGGATGGAGGAGTATGTCTGTCTGAAAGTAATCACCATGCTCTCACAAG CACGTGGAGGTACAATGGAATTAGAACAAATACAAGAACGGTACATGAGCTGTCTGCGAAGTTTCGTCGAGCACAGCGCGCCTCAACAGCCGAGTCGATTTCACGATCTTCTCGTCAGGTTGCCGGAA GTACAATCAGCGGCAGCTCTTCTACTCGAGAGTAAAATGTTCTACGTTCCTTTCCTATTGAACTCAGCAATTCAAAGATAG